In the Malassezia vespertilionis chromosome 8, complete sequence genome, ACAGTGCGGGTACCCGTTTCATTTGCAAGTCACGTCGCGCGAGTATGTTGCTACGCTCACTCAATTCCTGCCGTCCCAGCACTGCGGCGTGATTGGACAAAAGATTCTCAGCATGCTGCAAGAATGGCGCTGCTCGTTTGTGGAGACCAGCCCGTTTAAAGACGATTTTGCGTGCTTACACGAAATATATACCCGGATGCAGCGGAGCGGTATGTTGTGCCACGCTCACACCAGGTGTCCAATTTCCGAGCCCAAATGCAGAAACCGTTGCGTTGCTCAACCAAGCAGTATGTACTGATGACACTAACCACAGTACACGTACCGCACGCACGATCAATTTTTGGAAATGCGCAATGTCGTTCAGACCACGGTACGCCCTCCTCCGCTTACACTAGAAACTGCACGACctggtgcgccgcggcacacgcgccgacctgcgcaacgcacaagcgctgctccacacaatggcgcagcgcgcgccgagcgtcgCTCCACATACCACGTGACATATACACGACGCTCGCCCCCTTCCGTAGCGACCCACGCCAACGTCTCTTGATGTCGCGGCCCTATCGCGTGCGGCCAAGTGCACCAACACCGTATCTCCGCCGAAATGATGCGGAAGTGTTTACTGCAGGCGACTGGGGCATGCGTGCAACAGATTTCAGCGTGCGTCTGACGCCTATTCAGTCGTTTGTCGGTGCGTTCACCCATATTTGTTGACCACAGAGCGGTGCTGTGACCCGTCCGTTGAGTCTCCCAACCTGCCTTTGGAGCTCGACCTTGCTGACTATGTGAATACAAAACGTGCAAACACTGCACGGGAGGCCGTATTTGAGGTGGTGAATAAAATtaatgcgcgtgcgccgcatgttGGGATGCTGGGGCTGCATCTTCTGGATATTCTGGTAAAAAACTGTGGTTTTCCTGTGCACTTGCAAATCGCAACGAAAGAATTTCTGAATGAGCTAGTTCGCCGCTTCCCGGAGCGGCCACCGATGCACCCGAGCCCGGTGATGTCCAAGATCTTGGAAATGATTCACGAATGGCGGCAGACGCTGTGTGTGACGAGCAAGAACCGCGAGGATCTCGTACACATTCGCGATATGCACCGCTTGCTCATGTACAAGGGCTATCGTTTCCCCAAAACAgatgcacgcagcgccgcggtgctGAACAACGAGACCAGTTTGCAGACCCCCCaggagctcgaggaggaAACGCGTGTTGCCCAAGGCGCCAAGCTCCAGGAACTCATTcgacgcgg is a window encoding:
- the GGA2_2 gene encoding ARF-binding protein (COG:U; EggNog:ENOG503NV9I) encodes the protein MSRVAEFVAYIRSSTAFVAFEAAYTVLGKIIACDYPGTLRHRAAILASECGYPFHLQVTSREYVATLTQFLPSQHCGVIGQKILSMLQEWRCSFVETSPFKDDFAPNAETVALLNQAYTYRTHDQFLEMRNVVQTTKLHDLVRRGTRADLRNAQALLHTMAQRAPSVAPHTT
- the GGA2_3 gene encoding ARF-binding protein (BUSCO:EOG09261KZ6; COG:U; EggNog:ENOG503NV9I), with the translated sequence MSRPYRVRPSAPTPYLRRNDAEVFTAGDWGMRATDFSVRLTPIQSFVERCCDPSVESPNLPLELDLADYVNTKRANTAREAVFEVVNKINARAPHVGMLGLHLLDILVKNCGFPVHLQIATKEFLNELVRRFPERPPMHPSPVMSKILEMIHEWRQTLCVTSKNREDLVHIRDMHRLLMYKGYRFPKTDARSAAVLNNETSLQTPQELEEETRVAQGAKLQELIRRGTPRDLRQAQELMKVMSGADPDAAEPTLQIAKELDKLRSRVKLLNDMLDQAKPSEKFVSGDAYDQVSSHLRSVQPRLQKWVSQAEESDSEMLIQFLETNDTINQTLYRYDSTVQGNGSVSAPKSGKGRLDLISFDEEEAPDPAASAQKAPSFMDDLALLSTLNSSASASAPAPAPARAPTQGKNAVADLLGDLDEPSTPPIALGSTPVPAPSADPFAALDLLR